The Plectropomus leopardus isolate mb unplaced genomic scaffold, YSFRI_Pleo_2.0 unplaced_scaffold85513, whole genome shotgun sequence genomic sequence GAGAGAACACGCTGCAGAAAGACGGTCTTTTGATTAATATTCGGGGTTAAATTTATCTGCAGGGAACAGCAGCGAGCACCAAGAACAAGCTGCCGACTCTCATCACCTCCATGGAGACCATCGGAGCCAAAGCTCTGGAGGAGTTTGCAGACAGCATCAAGGCAAGAGCATCACGTCACTTCATCCAGGGACACCCAGCGTGCTTttacaggaggccaggggccgaTGGCAGCGACGCAGGGGCCAGTTACTGCAGTGCAGGGGCCGATGGCAG encodes the following:
- the LOC121940380 gene encoding exocyst complex component 7-like, with protein sequence EALDNLMLEGDNIVSAARRAIMRHDYSAVLTIFPILRHLKMNKSEFDSTLQGTAASTKNKLPTLITSMETIGAKALEEFADSIKARASRHFIQGHPACFYRRPGADGSDAGASYC